A genomic segment from Bacteroidia bacterium encodes:
- a CDS encoding cytochrome c oxidase subunit I, translating into MLGAPVDTSTIRTTSHKVVLPFYIYAALSYLVATIFLFISAEAFMTHYFHPQLLSLTHMMTLGWGTMIIIGASHQMIPVISEGKLYSEWLAYFTFGLAALGIPLLLYGFYNFDMGFSARRGGELIVLALTTYLINIGGSISGGRSKNVHTLFVFTSAAWLLFTAVLGLLLVYNFTGVVLPSDSLHYLPLHAHVGIIGWFLLLVIGVASRLIPMFLISKYTNTKLLGLICILINAALLHYLAVFFLQANASWLFIPLTMILLAVLLFAFYCYESYRKRIRRMVDDQMKISLLSVGMILIPVLFLFAILIPILTASGDHITLVLTYGFVIFFGWITALIFGMTFKTLPFIVWNKVYHHRSARGKTPGPKELFSPVVFKIMSLAYLSGFIIFASGILFTSVVTLKVGALLLILTGVMYNLNVFKVITHKAVTK; encoded by the coding sequence ATGTTAGGTGCCCCCGTTGATACTTCCACCATCAGGACCACCTCGCACAAAGTGGTACTGCCCTTCTATATTTACGCTGCTCTCTCCTACCTGGTGGCCACGATTTTCCTTTTTATTTCCGCCGAAGCGTTTATGACGCATTATTTTCATCCTCAACTCCTCTCACTTACGCACATGATGACACTGGGCTGGGGAACCATGATTATTATCGGCGCCAGTCATCAGATGATACCGGTTATCAGTGAGGGAAAACTATACAGCGAATGGCTGGCCTATTTCACCTTTGGTCTGGCGGCCCTTGGAATTCCACTGCTACTGTACGGCTTTTATAATTTTGACATGGGATTTTCTGCCCGGCGTGGGGGCGAACTGATTGTACTCGCTCTAACGACCTATCTCATCAACATCGGCGGAAGTATCTCGGGAGGCCGGAGTAAAAACGTGCATACCCTGTTTGTTTTTACTTCCGCGGCCTGGCTCTTATTTACTGCCGTACTGGGTCTGCTGCTTGTTTACAATTTCACAGGAGTGGTTCTCCCGTCAGATTCGCTGCATTACCTTCCCCTGCATGCCCATGTCGGCATCATCGGCTGGTTTCTCCTGCTGGTAATTGGAGTAGCCTCACGGCTGATTCCAATGTTCCTCATTTCCAAATACACTAATACGAAACTTCTTGGGCTTATCTGCATTCTAATCAACGCTGCGCTGCTTCATTATCTGGCAGTCTTTTTTCTTCAGGCGAATGCATCCTGGCTATTCATTCCACTCACGATGATTCTGCTTGCGGTTCTGTTATTTGCATTTTACTGTTATGAATCGTACCGTAAACGCATCCGTCGCATGGTAGACGATCAGATGAAAATCTCTCTGCTTTCCGTTGGAATGATCCTGATTCCTGTGCTGTTTCTGTTTGCAATTCTGATTCCGATATTGACTGCTTCAGGAGATCATATTACGCTGGTCCTGACGTACGGTTTTGTGATCTTTTTTGGATGGATTACGGCACTGATATTTGGAATGACATTTAAGACCCTGCCGTTTATCGTGTGGAACAAGGTTTACCACCACCGCTCTGCCCGCGGAAAGACCCCCGGTCCGAAGGAGCTTTTCAGCCCGGTCGTGTTTAAGATCATGAGTCTGGCCTATCTTTCCGGTTTTATTATTTTCGCATCCGGGATATTGTTTACTTCTGTTGTGACGCTAAAAGTTGGTGCCTTGTTGCTGATCCTCACCGGGGTAATGTATAATCTGAATGTATTTAAAGTTATTACTCATAAAGCCGTAACTAAATGA
- the gmk gene encoding guanylate kinase: MNGKLIIFSAPSGAGKTTIVHHLLHLFPEKLEFSVSATSRGKRPDETEGVDYYFLSIADFKKRIASEEFVEWEEVYRDNFYGTLKKEVERIWRLGRHVIFDVDVKGGLNLKKQYGKKALAVFVMPPSIDALEERLRKRETETEESIARRLGKARMELETAPQFDFILNNSDLSAAFREAEEVVGGFLSK, encoded by the coding sequence TTGAACGGGAAGCTGATCATATTTTCCGCACCGAGCGGCGCAGGTAAAACCACTATTGTTCATCACTTGCTGCATCTATTCCCTGAAAAGCTGGAATTCTCCGTTTCGGCCACCAGCCGCGGAAAGCGACCGGATGAGACAGAAGGAGTGGATTATTACTTTTTATCGATAGCGGATTTCAAAAAGCGGATTGCCAGTGAAGAATTTGTGGAGTGGGAAGAAGTTTACAGAGATAATTTCTATGGAACGCTGAAGAAAGAGGTAGAACGGATATGGCGGCTGGGCAGGCATGTCATCTTCGATGTGGATGTAAAAGGCGGTTTGAATCTCAAGAAGCAATACGGTAAAAAGGCGCTCGCCGTGTTCGTAATGCCACCTTCCATTGATGCCCTGGAAGAGCGATTGCGCAAACGCGAAACTGAAACGGAGGAAAGCATTGCAAGGCGCCTGGGCAAGGCGCGGATGGAGCTGGAAACCGCTCCGCAATTCGACTTCATACTTAATAATTCCGATCTCTCCGCTGCTTTTAGGGAAGCGGAGGAGGTGGTGGGAGGGTTTCTCAGCAAGTGA
- a CDS encoding YicC family protein gives MMQSMTGFGKATVNLKGKQVNIEVRSLNSKQLDLNLRLSGLVRPYENEIRTLVSGALERGKIDVSVYVEQGPEAGLPGIDRKLVKTYYTGLKSLARELKAPEGDLLAHVLRLPEVLKTEKAELEDKEWKQVKAGLVKALEGLSKFRTDEGKSLQKELERRIDLIRKNLKEIEKMDEMRVVRIKDRLRQSVAELKGQFDTNRFEAELIYYMEKLDITEEKVRLKTHCDYFTSTMREKGNGRKLGFISQELGREINTIGSKANDALIQKLVVLMKDELEKIKEQINNIL, from the coding sequence ATGATGCAATCCATGACGGGCTTTGGGAAAGCCACCGTGAATTTGAAGGGTAAACAGGTGAATATTGAAGTCCGGTCCCTCAATTCAAAACAGTTGGACCTGAACCTGCGCCTCTCCGGCCTGGTTCGGCCCTATGAAAACGAAATTCGCACCCTGGTAAGCGGAGCTCTGGAAAGAGGTAAAATAGATGTTTCAGTTTACGTGGAGCAGGGTCCGGAAGCAGGGCTGCCGGGGATAGACCGGAAGCTGGTGAAAACATATTATACTGGATTAAAATCACTGGCCAGGGAACTCAAAGCACCGGAAGGTGATCTTTTAGCTCATGTTCTGCGCTTGCCCGAAGTATTGAAGACGGAAAAGGCGGAGCTGGAAGACAAAGAATGGAAGCAGGTGAAGGCGGGACTGGTTAAGGCGCTGGAGGGGTTAAGCAAATTCAGAACCGATGAAGGGAAATCCCTGCAAAAGGAACTGGAGCGCCGTATTGATCTTATCCGGAAAAATCTGAAGGAAATTGAGAAAATGGATGAAATGCGAGTGGTCAGGATAAAGGACAGGTTGAGGCAGTCGGTGGCAGAGTTAAAGGGTCAGTTTGATACGAACCGGTTTGAAGCGGAGCTGATCTACTACATGGAGAAGCTGGATATTACCGAAGAGAAGGTGAGATTAAAAACCCACTGCGACTATTTTACCTCCACTATGCGGGAGAAGGGGAACGGACGTAAGCTGGGTTTTATATCACAGGAGCTGGGCCGGGAGATCAATACCATTGGTTCAAAAGCAAATGATGCCCTCATTCAGAAGCTCGTGGTACTCATGAAGGATGAACTGGAAAAGATCAAAGAACAGATCAATAATATCCTTTGA
- a CDS encoding AarF/ABC1/UbiB kinase family protein, with protein MGILSYFDKKYIFLKRYNQIIRVMMKYGFDDFVSYLEEKKRFRFLKKLIPKTTIERATHLTKWEKMRLVCEELGPTFVKFGQILSNRPDLLPEKLIYELEKLQDKVPPLPGKVALQVIETELKKPVSELFASIEEEAFASASMAQVHHATLKTGEKVVLKVQRPGIKEMIESDIKVMYYVAGIFSRRIPSLKSFDPPGLVKNFEESITRELDFIYESINIQRFHHQFHNDKSDEGEIYAPEVHPEFTTERVLTMEFIDGTKISKLERLKKEGYDPTVLARRLAVSFFKQIFEYGFFHADPHPGNLLAIPVNRICYLDFGMMGNIMRKDIEQLGYLFIAVKQKDVRKIIRALQSLSDNPVIRNFRDLESDLNEFVQNHHFRSVHSNEMSHILMSLKDIIIRHGLRVPSHFFLLGRSMVTIEGVIHKLDPDLDLIDLARPYLIKTVAKQYNPFKFAKRVFNSVYEMGMYMEDFPRDLKNAIRKINTGEIKVDLRHKGIDPLVHTINRVTRQIITSIIGAALIIGGTLMLIYKVPPLWDDTSFPGICSFVIAAILVVGMLRDLRKGDHDEWPGWDE; from the coding sequence ATGGGAATCCTGAGTTACTTCGACAAGAAGTATATTTTTCTGAAGCGGTACAACCAGATCATCCGGGTGATGATGAAGTATGGTTTTGACGATTTTGTATCGTACCTGGAGGAAAAAAAGCGCTTTCGCTTTCTTAAAAAGCTGATCCCAAAAACAACGATCGAACGTGCGACACATCTGACCAAGTGGGAGAAGATGCGACTGGTTTGTGAAGAACTGGGACCCACCTTTGTAAAATTCGGACAGATCCTCAGCAACCGGCCCGACCTTCTTCCGGAGAAACTGATTTACGAACTGGAGAAACTGCAGGACAAAGTTCCGCCGCTTCCCGGAAAAGTTGCACTCCAGGTTATCGAAACCGAACTGAAAAAACCAGTGTCGGAATTGTTTGCATCCATTGAGGAGGAAGCTTTCGCTTCAGCCTCCATGGCGCAGGTGCATCATGCCACACTGAAAACGGGCGAAAAAGTGGTCCTTAAGGTGCAACGACCCGGCATTAAAGAAATGATCGAATCCGATATCAAGGTAATGTATTACGTGGCCGGGATATTCAGCCGTCGCATTCCTTCCCTGAAATCCTTTGATCCGCCAGGTTTGGTCAAAAATTTTGAAGAAAGCATAACCCGGGAGCTGGATTTTATTTACGAATCCATCAATATTCAGCGCTTCCATCACCAGTTTCATAATGATAAGAGTGACGAAGGGGAGATTTATGCACCGGAAGTACATCCTGAATTTACTACGGAACGTGTACTGACTATGGAGTTCATTGACGGAACCAAAATCTCCAAACTGGAACGGTTAAAAAAAGAGGGATACGATCCAACGGTGCTGGCACGCAGACTGGCGGTTTCTTTTTTCAAGCAGATTTTCGAATACGGCTTTTTCCATGCCGATCCGCACCCGGGGAACCTTCTTGCTATACCTGTTAACCGCATCTGCTATCTTGATTTCGGCATGATGGGCAATATCATGCGGAAGGATATTGAACAACTGGGGTACCTTTTTATTGCAGTAAAGCAGAAGGATGTGCGTAAGATCATCCGCGCTCTGCAATCCTTATCCGATAATCCGGTAATCCGTAATTTCCGCGACCTTGAAAGTGATCTGAATGAATTTGTACAGAATCATCATTTCCGCAGTGTTCATTCCAATGAAATGAGCCACATCCTGATGTCGCTTAAGGATATCATCATCCGTCATGGTCTGCGTGTACCCTCCCACTTTTTCCTTCTAGGGAGATCCATGGTAACCATCGAAGGAGTAATCCATAAACTGGATCCGGACCTGGATCTCATTGACCTCGCCCGACCTTACCTGATTAAAACCGTGGCCAAACAATACAACCCGTTCAAATTTGCCAAGCGGGTATTCAACTCCGTATATGAAATGGGAATGTATATGGAGGACTTCCCGCGCGATCTGAAGAATGCCATCCGTAAGATCAATACCGGGGAGATCAAAGTCGACCTCCGGCACAAGGGCATTGACCCGCTGGTGCATACCATTAACCGCGTTACCCGCCAAATCATTACCTCCATCATCGGTGCGGCACTCATCATCGGCGGAACCCTTATGCTTATTTATAAGGTGCCTCCACTGTGGGATGATACTTCCTTTCCCGGGATATGCAGTTTTGTTATCGCCGCTATCCTGGTAGTCGGGATGCTCCGCGACCTGCGCAAAGGGGATCACGACGAGTGGCCCGGCTGGGATGAATAG
- a CDS encoding CBS domain-containing protein, with amino-acid sequence MEKAVSTIMSGHLVTLSPGQKLVDAKHIFEKIRFHHHIPVVENGLLVGMVSLHDFMYAAEGAGLNDDAAPYQNKLVKDVMSAHPVSIASTASIRLAGEILAGNEVHAVVVVDNGKPVGIVSSADLIRYFLHK; translated from the coding sequence ATGGAAAAAGCAGTATCAACGATCATGTCCGGCCACCTCGTAACGCTCAGCCCGGGCCAGAAACTGGTAGACGCTAAGCATATTTTCGAGAAAATAAGATTTCATCACCATATACCGGTGGTGGAAAACGGATTGCTGGTGGGAATGGTGAGCTTGCACGATTTTATGTATGCTGCAGAAGGAGCCGGACTGAATGACGACGCGGCACCTTACCAGAATAAACTGGTGAAAGACGTGATGTCGGCTCATCCGGTGAGCATTGCCTCCACGGCAAGCATTCGGCTGGCAGGGGAGATCCTTGCCGGAAACGAAGTGCATGCTGTGGTGGTGGTAGATAATGGCAAACCGGTGGGTATCGTCAGCTCGGCGGATCTCATCCGGTATTTTCTTCACAAGTAA
- a CDS encoding DUF2249 domain-containing protein, whose amino-acid sequence MITINADTKIAAVIKAHPGALEAIISLSPKFNKLRNPVLRKLMASRTSLFTASKVGGCSVNDFFLKLEPLGFTIDRTTAPSEDHFTAEKPGFMNNIQQLSVETLDVRPVIAEGKDPFSSIMQKINELPADSVLLLINTFAPVPLLNILSKQGFEYFVEHKNDDLVHTYFFRKGGTGNATLPQVGDATGWDEVYQRFRDKLVNIDVRHLEMPQPMHMILEALEQLPKDQALFVQHKRIPVFLLPELEERKMEYRIKEISDGNVHLLIFHSEC is encoded by the coding sequence ATGATCACTATCAATGCCGACACAAAGATTGCAGCAGTTATTAAAGCACATCCGGGTGCATTGGAAGCGATTATCAGCCTGTCACCAAAATTCAACAAACTGAGGAATCCTGTGTTGCGCAAATTAATGGCCTCACGCACCTCACTTTTTACTGCCAGTAAAGTTGGGGGCTGTTCCGTAAATGATTTCTTTCTGAAACTGGAACCGCTGGGCTTTACGATTGACCGGACCACTGCCCCCTCAGAGGACCACTTCACAGCTGAAAAGCCCGGCTTTATGAATAACATTCAGCAACTATCTGTTGAAACACTGGATGTTCGGCCGGTAATAGCCGAAGGGAAAGATCCGTTCAGTAGTATTATGCAGAAGATAAATGAACTCCCGGCGGATTCGGTTCTGCTGCTGATCAACACATTTGCACCGGTACCTCTTTTGAATATCCTCAGCAAACAAGGTTTTGAATATTTTGTGGAACACAAGAACGACGATCTTGTGCACACCTACTTCTTTCGTAAAGGAGGCACCGGAAATGCAACACTGCCACAGGTGGGTGATGCCACCGGCTGGGACGAGGTTTACCAACGTTTCCGCGATAAGCTGGTCAACATAGATGTACGCCACCTGGAAATGCCTCAGCCAATGCACATGATACTGGAGGCACTCGAACAACTGCCTAAAGACCAGGCACTGTTTGTTCAGCATAAACGTATCCCCGTATTTCTTCTTCCCGAGCTGGAAGAACGAAAGATGGAGTACCGTATCAAAGAAATCAGTGACGGAAATGTTCATCTTTTGATTTTTCATTCCGAATGTTAG
- a CDS encoding CopD family protein, which produces MPYIASVFLHILFAAFWMGGMLFLPLVFLPGIKNESNRVALLYKTGIRFRLYGWVALAGLLITGLLNMYLRGIPFSLEFLTESGYGRLLAFKLILFSILLMIAFIHDFYIGEKAIELIKADQKNKLTLVARWSGRINLLLSVLIAFLGVAISRGGWI; this is translated from the coding sequence ATGCCATACATTGCTTCAGTTTTTCTTCATATCCTCTTTGCTGCTTTCTGGATGGGCGGTATGCTGTTCCTGCCTCTGGTATTTTTGCCGGGAATAAAAAACGAAAGCAACCGTGTTGCGCTGCTTTATAAGACCGGAATCCGTTTTCGTTTGTATGGATGGGTTGCACTGGCAGGGCTGCTTATCACGGGACTCCTGAATATGTATTTACGCGGTATACCATTCAGTCTGGAATTCCTAACGGAGAGTGGCTACGGGCGGCTACTTGCGTTCAAACTGATACTCTTTTCCATCCTGCTGATGATAGCATTTATTCACGACTTTTACATTGGTGAAAAAGCTATAGAACTAATAAAGGCAGATCAAAAAAATAAGCTTACGCTGGTTGCCCGATGGTCTGGCCGCATCAATTTGCTGTTATCTGTCCTTATCGCATTTCTGGGGGTAGCGATCTCACGAGGAGGATGGATATAA
- the ric gene encoding iron-sulfur cluster repair di-iron protein yields METTTENIINVTLIEPRLKHPTIFAGFDKLAEGENFVIHNDHDPKPLYYQLLGERGDIFTWEYLEQGPQWWKVRISKKVRGEGKETLGEIAAKDLHKAKIFKKYGLDFCCGGKKTVKEACLEKGLDVTKVEQELQQAEEVRESRPLPYNEWDPGFLADYIVNTHHGYINKNLPDIRMYANKVMRVHGDQHPELHKVYELVESAANEILPHMHKEEQILFPYIRQLAIIKKNSEPFEGSPFGTVENPIHMMEHEHDTLGNILKELNACTGGYTLPPDACASYSMLYRMLDEFENDLHLHIHLENNILFPKAIEMEKSLRN; encoded by the coding sequence ATGGAAACAACCACAGAGAATATTATCAATGTAACATTGATAGAGCCCCGATTAAAGCACCCGACTATTTTTGCCGGTTTTGACAAACTGGCGGAAGGAGAGAATTTCGTGATCCATAATGACCATGATCCAAAACCGCTCTACTATCAGCTTCTCGGCGAGCGGGGTGATATATTCACCTGGGAATACCTCGAACAAGGTCCGCAGTGGTGGAAAGTAAGGATCAGTAAGAAAGTGAGAGGAGAGGGAAAAGAAACGCTGGGCGAAATCGCTGCCAAAGATCTGCACAAGGCAAAAATCTTTAAGAAATACGGCCTTGATTTCTGCTGCGGCGGAAAGAAAACAGTAAAAGAAGCCTGCCTTGAAAAGGGTCTGGATGTCACCAAGGTTGAACAGGAGCTGCAGCAGGCGGAAGAGGTCAGGGAAAGTCGTCCGCTCCCTTATAACGAATGGGATCCTGGCTTTTTAGCCGACTATATTGTGAATACCCACCACGGTTATATTAACAAAAATCTTCCTGATATCCGGATGTATGCGAACAAGGTAATGCGCGTGCACGGCGACCAGCATCCGGAGTTACACAAGGTATATGAACTCGTAGAATCCGCCGCTAACGAAATCCTTCCACATATGCATAAGGAAGAACAGATCCTTTTCCCGTACATACGGCAACTCGCCATTATTAAAAAGAATTCAGAACCCTTCGAAGGCAGTCCGTTCGGAACTGTGGAGAATCCAATCCATATGATGGAACATGAGCACGATACACTTGGCAACATTCTGAAAGAACTCAATGCCTGTACGGGAGGTTATACGCTGCCGCCCGATGCCTGCGCCAGTTACAGTATGCTTTACCGCATGCTGGACGAATTCGAAAACGATCTGCACTTACATATCCATCTCGAGAATAACATACTTTTTCCAAAAGCAATAGAAATGGAGAAGTCGCTGAGAAATTAA
- a CDS encoding T9SS type A sorting domain-containing protein — protein sequence MHRRILFAAFPFLLFPQFFFAGDPPIAQDITPLCISPEAQVDLDIGNVRSRILNGGDMWWDLSNAGYEVPKGTGDHSLFAGTLWFGGIDASGQLHTACMTYRQGGNDFWPGPMDTVNVIAYDSLCEAYDYIWKVNRWEVEEFIVRRNESGYIIPNDIASWPGNGRTYRGEPNYLAPFTDVNGDGKYFAADGDYPGFDLSGNNICNKIPGDQCLWWIINDRGNSHEETNGLSLGIEIHCMAYAFQSSGEELANATFYQYKLINRSADEFNNFWWGQYADVDLGDYSDDFVGCDVKRGLGYAYNGDPADGNGGPGSYGNYPPAIGVDFLQGPLADAFDGLDNDQDSMLDEPGERFKMSRFVYYNGDWSSQGNPNNAINFYTYLQGVWMDGVPITYGGNGYNEPGPVCHYMFPGTSDPYGWGTGGVPMPSWTETTVGNTPSDRRFLMTMGPMTLEPGEVMESTIGVPWAQDSSGNNLTSVNKLQFASDIVQAAFDSCFIFPCTSPLAQLSEQHFGLTYMFAAFSNGDSFSWDFGDNSGSGQKFPTHIYTEEGRYTVCLTVTNSCGSSSTCLVIDVEEAGHLCGPELTRIEGKGNSGYGTDITEKTEQDILSSNDHRVLFPTYKGAKGPVRVIVKDFEHLVNGDYILKFDSVHTSSGWKMYRQGSLDTVFSDSVISIKTRQMISQWGLEVTVDHKPEPGDPGSVNLGFVEANMIFTDPGKKWLKGLADKDGQSDRNWIRSGFRNDQTNNVCMAQFDDYIGLDPGEIYETVMGGMWAPYRLTGSSQAVFSPFCYSGGPCWDKMFASMANLNKLSNVDLVITADKSKWTRCCVLETCDDPMVVEPHPTNTLMNARKLDLRTAQSVDKSGNTGDGWPTNDPSDADFISPTGMSWFPGYAIDLETGERLNIAFGENSWLAGHNGRDMLWNPTATEILQPGTVPVFGGMHYIYIFGHNSDDTNFIPRYDYGKKIRVLLNATAPNTPVNTVKRNVFRDAMWVNIPLLEPGRSIFETDVRIRLRVMKPFMAYPTTANPQNRNYPMYSFTINSDAYQDCYDYTGPTILYPNPFSDEALLEFENNESHPAHLKIYDVKGRLVRIYKSIRNDRIVIRRESLADGVYFYELHISGEKPQTGKFILTD from the coding sequence ATGCATCGGCGAATACTCTTTGCAGCATTCCCCTTTTTACTTTTCCCGCAATTCTTTTTTGCCGGAGATCCGCCGATCGCACAGGATATTACCCCGCTGTGTATCTCGCCGGAAGCGCAGGTAGACCTGGATATCGGAAACGTGCGTTCGCGGATCCTTAATGGAGGGGATATGTGGTGGGATCTGAGCAATGCAGGGTATGAGGTACCGAAAGGAACAGGAGATCATAGCCTCTTTGCCGGAACGTTGTGGTTTGGCGGCATTGATGCCAGCGGGCAGCTTCATACAGCATGCATGACCTACCGCCAGGGCGGAAACGACTTCTGGCCAGGACCGATGGACACTGTGAATGTGATTGCTTACGATTCACTTTGTGAAGCATACGATTATATCTGGAAAGTGAATCGATGGGAAGTGGAAGAGTTCATTGTGCGGCGGAATGAGTCTGGTTACATTATTCCTAACGACATCGCGTCCTGGCCAGGAAATGGCAGAACCTACCGGGGTGAACCCAACTACCTGGCGCCATTCACTGACGTAAACGGCGACGGTAAGTATTTCGCTGCAGATGGTGATTATCCGGGATTTGACCTTTCAGGAAACAATATCTGCAACAAGATACCTGGAGATCAGTGCTTATGGTGGATAATCAACGACAGAGGAAACAGTCACGAAGAAACCAACGGATTAAGCTTAGGAATCGAGATACATTGCATGGCGTACGCCTTTCAATCCTCTGGCGAAGAGCTGGCCAACGCAACTTTCTACCAATACAAACTGATAAATCGTTCTGCAGATGAGTTCAATAATTTCTGGTGGGGACAATACGCAGATGTGGACCTGGGTGATTATTCGGACGACTTCGTAGGTTGCGACGTGAAAAGAGGCTTAGGATATGCCTACAACGGTGACCCTGCTGACGGGAATGGAGGACCAGGGAGTTACGGTAATTACCCACCCGCCATTGGCGTAGACTTTCTTCAAGGTCCTCTGGCAGATGCTTTTGATGGCCTGGATAATGACCAGGACAGTATGTTAGACGAACCGGGTGAGCGATTTAAAATGAGCCGGTTTGTATACTATAACGGCGACTGGTCCTCCCAGGGAAATCCAAACAACGCGATCAACTTTTATACTTACCTGCAGGGAGTCTGGATGGATGGCGTACCTATCACCTACGGCGGCAATGGTTATAATGAGCCAGGTCCGGTTTGTCACTACATGTTCCCCGGAACCTCCGACCCCTACGGCTGGGGAACCGGCGGAGTTCCCATGCCATCCTGGACAGAAACTACTGTAGGCAACACACCATCAGATCGTCGCTTTCTAATGACTATGGGTCCAATGACGCTTGAGCCTGGCGAAGTCATGGAGTCTACGATTGGTGTGCCATGGGCTCAGGATTCTTCCGGGAATAATCTGACATCTGTCAATAAACTACAATTTGCGTCTGACATTGTGCAGGCAGCTTTTGACTCTTGCTTTATCTTCCCCTGCACTTCCCCACTGGCTCAGCTTAGTGAGCAGCATTTCGGGTTGACCTATATGTTTGCGGCATTTAGCAACGGTGATAGTTTCAGCTGGGATTTTGGAGATAACAGCGGGTCTGGCCAGAAATTTCCAACGCACATTTATACTGAAGAAGGGCGATATACCGTATGCCTTACTGTTACTAATTCCTGTGGAAGCAGTAGCACTTGTTTAGTAATTGATGTGGAAGAAGCAGGGCATCTATGCGGTCCCGAACTCACACGCATTGAAGGAAAAGGGAACAGCGGCTACGGAACTGATATCACCGAAAAAACGGAACAGGATATCCTATCCAGCAATGACCACCGTGTGCTCTTTCCAACCTACAAGGGTGCCAAAGGACCAGTGCGTGTAATAGTAAAGGACTTCGAACATCTTGTGAATGGAGATTATATTTTAAAATTTGATTCCGTTCATACAAGTTCCGGATGGAAAATGTATCGGCAGGGTAGTTTGGACACCGTGTTCTCTGATTCTGTGATTAGCATTAAAACCCGTCAAATGATCTCCCAATGGGGATTAGAAGTAACTGTGGACCATAAGCCTGAACCCGGTGATCCGGGAAGCGTGAACCTCGGCTTCGTTGAAGCAAACATGATCTTTACAGACCCTGGCAAAAAATGGCTGAAAGGACTGGCAGATAAAGATGGACAAAGCGACAGAAACTGGATTCGATCAGGTTTCCGGAATGACCAAACCAACAATGTATGTATGGCTCAATTCGATGATTACATCGGTTTGGATCCCGGAGAGATCTATGAAACGGTAATGGGCGGAATGTGGGCACCTTATCGACTCACCGGTTCATCCCAAGCTGTTTTTTCTCCCTTTTGCTATAGTGGAGGGCCCTGTTGGGACAAGATGTTCGCATCAATGGCGAATCTTAATAAGTTATCCAATGTTGACCTGGTGATAACCGCTGACAAAAGTAAGTGGACTCGTTGCTGCGTTCTGGAAACCTGCGATGATCCGATGGTGGTAGAGCCACATCCCACAAACACGCTGATGAACGCCCGGAAGTTGGATCTGCGCACTGCCCAAAGCGTGGATAAGAGCGGAAATACCGGCGATGGCTGGCCTACCAATGACCCGAGCGATGCTGATTTTATCAGTCCTACGGGCATGTCATGGTTCCCGGGGTATGCCATTGACCTTGAGACCGGAGAAAGACTCAACATTGCCTTTGGTGAAAATTCGTGGCTGGCCGGACATAACGGAAGAGATATGTTGTGGAATCCAACTGCGACCGAGATTCTTCAACCAGGCACAGTACCCGTTTTCGGGGGCATGCATTACATCTACATTTTTGGACATAATTCTGATGACACAAATTTTATTCCCCGTTACGACTATGGAAAAAAGATTCGTGTGCTCCTTAATGCCACAGCGCCTAACACTCCTGTCAACACCGTGAAGCGGAATGTTTTTCGCGACGCCATGTGGGTCAATATTCCTCTTCTTGAGCCCGGGCGATCCATTTTTGAAACAGATGTACGTATCCGGCTACGTGTTATGAAACCCTTTATGGCTTACCCCACCACTGCAAATCCTCAAAACCGGAATTACCCGATGTACTCATTCACCATTAATAGTGATGCTTATCAGGATTGCTATGACTATACCGGTCCAACGATACTCTACCCTAATCCCTTTAGCGATGAGGCCCTGCTTGAATTTGAAAACAATGAAAGTCATCCGGCTCATCTGAAAATCTATGACGTAAAGGGACGGCTGGTGCGCATATACAAAAGTATCAGAAACGATCGCATTGTAATCCGCCGTGAGTCACTGGCAGACGGAGTATACTTCTATGAACTGCATATTTCGGGTGAGAAACCTCAAACCGGAAAATTCATTCTCACAGATTGA